GCGTGGCAATCGGGCACGCGTGCGCTGCGCACGCACCTCGACTGGGTGCAGGCCGAACCGCCGGCCGCGCTGGCCGTGTTCGAGGCGCTGCGCGAGGAATGGCGCGGCCGCGTCGAGCTGCAGTTCGTCTCGCTCACGCCGCTCGATCTGTTCGCCGATCAGACTGCTGGCGAACGCATCGCGCGCGAGGTGAAGCGCGCAGGCGGCGTGCTCGGTGCGTTCGTCTATCGCAACGAAGTCATTGTCCACAAGCTCGGGCGCGTGTTCGACCTTGCGCAGCAACACGGGCTCGGCCTCGACTTCCATGTCGACGAAGGGCTCGACGCCGAGGCCACCGGCCTGCGCAGCATCGCGCAGTTGGTGCGGGCGCGCGACTTCAGGCACGGCGTGGTCTGCGGCCATGCCTGCTCGCTCTCGGTGCAAGACGACGCGGTTGCCGGAGAAACGCTGGCACTGTGCGCCGGCGCGGGCATTCACCTTGTCGCGCTGCCCACCACCAACCTCTATTTGCAAGGCGCCTGGGACCGCACGCCGGTGCAGCGCGGCATCACGCGCATCCGCGAAGCTGCGGCACGGGGCTTGCGTGCAAGCCTCGCAACCGACAACGTGCAGGACGCCTTCTATCCCTACGGCAGCTACGACTTGTTGGAGACCTTCGGCCTCGGTGTGCAGATGGCGCACCTGGCCCCGGCCTCCGACTGGCTCGACACCGTCACCGTGAGCCCTGCGAAAGCGCTGGGGCTCGCATGGGACGGGCGCATCGCACCGGGCTGCCCGGCGGACCTGCTGGTGCTGTCGGCCACAGACGAACACGAACTCATCGGCTCGCGCGGGCGGCAACGTACTGTCATCCGCGCTGGCCAGGTACTGGAGAAAACACAATGAGCACGATGGGCAAGCCAATGGCCAACTACGCCGCAGCCAAGCGCGTCGGCGATTTTGTCTTCATGAGCGGCGTGGTCGCGGTCGATCCGGCCACGCGCCGCGCCGTCGCCGGCTACGACGCCATTCCCGAGGCGGCACGCACCGCGCTGCAGGGCGTGGGCTATGCCACTGGCCAGATGTCTGTAGACATTTTCGAAGCGCCCATCGTCGCGCAGAGCTGGTTCGTGCTCGAGCGCATCCGCCAGATCGCCGCCGAGCATGGCGGCACCATGGAAGACGTGGTGAAGCTGGTGCAGTACTTCCGCCATCTGCCGCACTACGCCTTCTACAACCGCGTGCGCGGCCTGTTCTATCCGGGCGAGCCGCCGGTGAGCACGGTGGTGGAGGTGTCGCGCTTCCTGCCGGGGGACGAAGTGCTGGTGGAAGTCGAAGCGACGATGTACCTGCCCCAGCGCTCTTCCTCTACTTGACCCCAGCCCCCTTCAGCAAGAACTCCGTCACCTGCTCGATCAGGTAGCGCCGGTCCTTGTCGTCCCCCTGCTGGGCGGCACTGCGGTAGTACGCAGCCTGCGTGGCGTGGTCGGCGTAGAACTGCGTCACCGCCCAGATGTGGAACAGCACCAGCATCGGGTCGGCCTTGTCCATCAGGCCCTGGTTCATCCAGTTCTGGATCACGGCGGCGGCCTGGTCGGTGCGCTGCTTGCTTGTGTCCATCATGTTGTTGATGACGGGCGCGCCGCGCATCATCTCGGCCGTGAAGATGCGCGAGCGCAGCGGGTGCTCGAACGAGAACATCATCTTGCGCTGGATCAGGTCGCCCAGCACCTTGCGCGGGCCGAAGGCCTCGTCGCTGAAGCCGAACACCACGATCCAGTCGGTGAGGATGTCCTGCAGCACCTGCCGGTACAGCGCTTCCTTGCTCTCGATGTAGTAATGCAGCTGCGCCTTCGACAGGCCGGCCTTGTCGGCGATGGCCTGCGTCGATGCGCCGGCCAGCCCTTCGCTTGCGAACACCTCGATGGCGGCCTGGTTGATGAGGCCGAGCACCTGCGTGTACTTGCGCGAGCGGCCGCGCGTGGCGGGCGCCTCGCTGTCGCTCTCTTCGTTGACGGGCGTGCGCGCGCTCACAGCTGGAGTTCCAGTTCCTGGCCTTTGGCGCGCGAGCAGCACAGGGCGACCTTGTGGCGGCGCTCGCTGCCCGTGAGGCAGAAGTCGCGGTGCTCGGCGCCCTCGCCGTCGCCCTCGACCACGCAGGTGCCGCACAGGCCCTGCTGGCACGACACGGGGATGTCGATGCCGACTTCGTGCAGCGCGTCGACGGCCGTCTGGTCGGCCGCCACCGGCACGCTGATGCCGCGCCGGGCGAGCTTCAGCGTGAAGGGCAGGCCGGTGGTGGCGTTGGCGTCGGTCGGTGCGGCGAAGTATTCGGCGTGCAGCGCGTCTTCGGGCCAGTGCGCGGCCGCGTCGCGCACTGCCTTCATGAAGCCGCCGGGGCCGCAGACGTAGAGGTGCGTGCCCGGTGCACGCCGGGCCAGCAGCGCATGCAGGTCGATGCGTTGCGAAGCATCGCCCTGGTCGAGATGCAGCCGCAGGTACGGCGCCAGCGAGGGCGCGTGCAGCGCCTCGGCGAACGCCAGATGCTCTTCGCTGCGCGCGAACACGCACAGCGTGAACTGCGCGCCGCGCGCGGCAAGCGCCTGCGCCATCGCCAGTAGCGGCGTCATGCCGATGCCGCCGGCCAGCAGCAGGTGGTGCGTGGCCTCCTCGCGCAGCGGAAAGGTGTTGCGCGGCGCGCTGATCGGCAGCAGATCGCCCTCGCGCACGCGATCGTGCATCGAGGCCGAGCCGCCGCGGCTGACAAGTTCGCGCTTCACGCCGATCACGTACGAGTTGGCGTCGGAAGGCGCGCGCGCCAGCGAGTACTGCCGCGAGAAGCCCCCGGGCATGTGCACGTCGATATGCGCGCCGGCCTCGTAGGAAGGCAGCGGCCGGCCCCACGGGTGGGCCAGCTCGAAGGCCAAAATTTCCGGCGTCTGACGCGATATGCGTTCGACGCGGACGGTGAGCGTGCGTTCGAGGCTCATGGAGTTGTCTCCCTGTGTCGATGTTTTCTAGATGCTGCCCAGCTTGCGCGACACGCGCTCGATGAAATGGGTGCGGTCGCGTGCAGTCACTGCGTTCATGTCGTGCAGCTGCAGCCACGTCACCTTGCAGCGCCACGCGAACAGCGCACGCAGCGCACGCGTGAACAGCCGCCGGCCCGGGTCGCCGATCATCAGCACGAACCAGCGCGGCGAGCCGCCGGTGGTCACTACCGTCAGCCGCCGGATGTGCCGCATGCCCGACTTCGCGAGCTGTCCCTTGCGTTCCGCCGGCAGGAAGGCCACGCCCGGCAGCCACACCCGTTCGAGCCAGCCCTTGAGCATCGACGGTGGCCCGTGGAACCAGGTGGGAAACACGAACACAAGATGCTCGGCCCACAGCAGCGCTTCGACGTGGGGTTTCACGCGTTCGCGGATCAGGTCGGGGTTGTCGAGGTAGGCGATGCGCTCTTCGCGGGTCAGCGTCGGGTCGAAGCCCTCGGCGTACAGGTCGATGGCCTTGACGGGGTGTCGCGGTTCGAGCGCCTCGAGGGCGGTGCGATAGAGCGCGTGGTTGAAGCTGTCAGGGTTCGGATGGCAGTGGACGACTAGCGTTTTCATGTGGAGGGCCGGTTCGCCTGTCGGCGAGACGGGGTCAGAGCCCAAGGAGTAAAAGGCCGCGCAGTGCCTTATGGCAACCCAGGCGCCGGCATCTGACCCCGGCGCAAGCCCCGCGCGACCCACGGGAAAAAATCGGTGTGCTTACTTGCCGGTGAGCTTCTTGCGGACGTCGACACCGACGCCCTTGTTGACGAACTGCGTGGTCACGACTTTCGAGAGATCGACCTCGCCTGTCTTGTACAAGCCGGCCTTGACCATCTTGTCGTAGAAGTCCTTCACGCGGGCCTCGTCCATTGCGCCGATGCCCTTGGTGAGCGATTCGCCGCTGTCGACGATGCCCATCTTCTTCATCAGCTCGATGGAGCCTTGCGAGGCAGCCACGGGCGAGTCGGGGTTGATCTTGGCGATCATCTCGTTGGCGGCCTTGTTGTCGCCGTAGAGGTAGTTGTTCCAGCCGATGATCGATGCCTCGACAAACTTGCGCACGGTCTCGGGCTTGGTCTTGATCAGGTCGGCGCGCGTCTCGATGGTGGTCGAGTAGGTCGAGAAGCCGTTGTCGGCCAGCAGCTGCACCACCGGGTCGAAGCCGGCCTGCGCCTTGATCGACAGCGGCTCCGAAATGGCATAGCCCTGCTGAATGGACTTCTTGTCCGCCAGGAACGGGCCGACGTTGAAGGTGTAGGGCTTGAGCTGCGAGTCCTTGAAGCCGTGCTCCGACTTCATCCACTGCCAGAAGCTGAACTGGCCGTCCTTGCCGATGAAGGCCACCGGCGCCTTGGTCATGTCCTTGAAGGTGTCGAAGCCCTGGCCCGGGTGGGCGAACATGGCCTGCGGGTCTTTCTGGAAGAAGGCCGCGACCACCACCGTGGGCACGCCGTTCTTCACGTTGTCGAAGGACTGCAGCAGGTTGCCGGTCATCAGAAAGTCGACCTTGCCGGCCGGCAGCATCGGCCGGTTGTTCACCATCGGGCCGCCCTGCTGGATGTCGACGTCGAGGCCGTACTTCTTGTAGGTGCCGTCCACCAGCGCCTGGTAGAAGCCGCCGTGGCCGGCCTGCGCCTTCCAGTTGGTGGCGAACACCACTTTTTCCTGCGCCTGCGCGGCGAAGGCGGCGGCCGCGAGGGCCAGGCCGAGAGCAAGCGGACGGATTGTCAGAGCGGGAACGCGCATGGCAGTGGACTCCTGGGTTGAATGCGACGGGGTATTTTCATGTCAGCGGTCCACCACGTGATGGATGAGGCTGATCGAGGTGCGTGTGTTGGGGGCGCTTCTGTTCGGGACGCGTGCACAGGCCGTCGGGTACTCCCCTCCGCGAATGTCCCCCGGCCTGCGGCCTCCTCCTTTATTTCGCTGCGGGGAGCACCCGACGGCCTGTGCACCTGGGCACGCTGCTGGTGTGCGGCCGATCAACGACTGCTCCGAATAACGATCACGTCGATGGGGTGCCTTGCGCAGCGAAATAAAGGAGGAGGCCGCAGGCCGGGGGACATTCGCGGAGCAAGGTACCCCGTCGGCGTGAGCGCGCCACGAACAGCAGCACTCAGAGCTACCAATGCGACGAATGGCAGAGCAAGGTTTCATTTCAACGCTCGACGGCCATGTCGGGATGCCAGCCGCGCGTCTTGCCGGGATTCATGAGCCCCATCGGGTCGCTGCGCTTCTTGAACTCGATCTGCTGCGTGTCGATGGTCTTCATGCCACCGTCCTCGATGGTCACGACGTGCGGGTTGAAGATCTTGCATCCGCCCTGCGACTCGATCTCGCGGATTAGCTCGTACTGATGGGCCTCGCCCTTCCAGCGCACCAGCAGGATGCCGAAGGTGCCGCACTCGCCGTTGGCGCGCGCGAAGTCCTGGTGCTGCAGCACGTCGTCGCCGAAGATTTGCAGATGCCGCTCGACCACCGCTGGGTCGAAGGGCTGGGCGTAGGCCACCTGCAGGTAGGTCCAGCCGCGGTCTGCCTTCAGTGCCTGCAGCGTCGTGTGGTTGAACGCGCACTCGTAGGCCGGGGGCAGGCCGTCGGCGAGCAGCTCGGCTTCGGTGCCGGCTACGGAGATCGTGCCGCCCTGCGCACTGGCCAGCGCACGGAAGTTCGCCATCGACTCGGGCGAGACCATGGCGAACACCGCATGACGGTCGGCCGGGAAGCGGTCGCGCATGGCCGTGTAGTAGGGCGAGAAGCGCGCCTCCACCGTCGAGAGCAGGAAGATGTCGAGCGAAGGCGCCTGCGCCGCAATGCCGAAATCGAGCGCGCCGCGATAGGTCTCGAAGAGCACCGTGCAGTGCACCCATTCGACGGCCGGGCTCAGCGCGACTTCCACGTCGAGGATCACGCCATTGGTGCCGTAGGCGTGGTGCACCTGCTGGATCTCGTCGCCGTGCAGTTCGATGATGCGCGGCTCGCGCTCCACCGTCATCACGCGCGCGCGCAGCAGGTTGCCCGGGTCGCGCAGGATGCCGTGGCGAAACGAGCCGATGCCGCCGAAGCCGCCCGCGATGAAGCCGCCGATGGACGCCACGTGCCAGGTCGAGGGCCACATGCGCAGCGCCTGGCCGGTTTCTCGCGCGGCGAGGTCGATGTCGTGCATGCGCGCGCCGGCCTCGACGCGGATGCGTCCGGGCTGGATGTCGAGCACGCGGCACATCTGCGTCACGTCGAGCACGATGCCGCCTTCCAGCG
This is a stretch of genomic DNA from Variovorax paradoxus. It encodes these proteins:
- a CDS encoding TetR family transcriptional regulator C-terminal domain-containing protein, with product MSARTPVNEESDSEAPATRGRSRKYTQVLGLINQAAIEVFASEGLAGASTQAIADKAGLSKAQLHYYIESKEALYRQVLQDILTDWIVVFGFSDEAFGPRKVLGDLIQRKMMFSFEHPLRSRIFTAEMMRGAPVINNMMDTSKQRTDQAAAVIQNWMNQGLMDKADPMLVLFHIWAVTQFYADHATQAAYYRSAAQQGDDKDRRYLIEQVTEFLLKGAGVK
- a CDS encoding ABC transporter substrate-binding protein; the encoded protein is MRVPALTIRPLALGLALAAAAFAAQAQEKVVFATNWKAQAGHGGFYQALVDGTYKKYGLDVDIQQGGPMVNNRPMLPAGKVDFLMTGNLLQSFDNVKNGVPTVVVAAFFQKDPQAMFAHPGQGFDTFKDMTKAPVAFIGKDGQFSFWQWMKSEHGFKDSQLKPYTFNVGPFLADKKSIQQGYAISEPLSIKAQAGFDPVVQLLADNGFSTYSTTIETRADLIKTKPETVRKFVEASIIGWNNYLYGDNKAANEMIAKINPDSPVAASQGSIELMKKMGIVDSGESLTKGIGAMDEARVKDFYDKMVKAGLYKTGEVDLSKVVTTQFVNKGVGVDVRKKLTGK
- a CDS encoding RidA family protein, translating into MSTMGKPMANYAAAKRVGDFVFMSGVVAVDPATRRAVAGYDAIPEAARTALQGVGYATGQMSVDIFEAPIVAQSWFVLERIRQIAAEHGGTMEDVVKLVQYFRHLPHYAFYNRVRGLFYPGEPPVSTVVEVSRFLPGDEVLVEVEATMYLPQRSSST
- a CDS encoding NAD(P)H-dependent oxidoreductase; the protein is MKTLVVHCHPNPDSFNHALYRTALEALEPRHPVKAIDLYAEGFDPTLTREERIAYLDNPDLIRERVKPHVEALLWAEHLVFVFPTWFHGPPSMLKGWLERVWLPGVAFLPAERKGQLAKSGMRHIRRLTVVTTGGSPRWFVLMIGDPGRRLFTRALRALFAWRCKVTWLQLHDMNAVTARDRTHFIERVSRKLGSI
- a CDS encoding FAD-binding oxidoreductase; protein product: MNARTIVPAVDWDAVRADLRGLNVITAPAQRKQLSKDFYWYSPILSAQLAGCVADLVVKVSTEDDVRQAAAVAARWKLPLTVRAGGTGNYGQCVPLEGGIVLDVTQMCRVLDIQPGRIRVEAGARMHDIDLAARETGQALRMWPSTWHVASIGGFIAGGFGGIGSFRHGILRDPGNLLRARVMTVEREPRIIELHGDEIQQVHHAYGTNGVILDVEVALSPAVEWVHCTVLFETYRGALDFGIAAQAPSLDIFLLSTVEARFSPYYTAMRDRFPADRHAVFAMVSPESMANFRALASAQGGTISVAGTEAELLADGLPPAYECAFNHTTLQALKADRGWTYLQVAYAQPFDPAVVERHLQIFGDDVLQHQDFARANGECGTFGILLVRWKGEAHQYELIREIESQGGCKIFNPHVVTIEDGGMKTIDTQQIEFKKRSDPMGLMNPGKTRGWHPDMAVER
- a CDS encoding amidohydrolase family protein, translated to MKLEALRIPAPLRAFAAGDAQLFDVTLAGDKVASIVPSSQQKHASGTLLSALVEAHAHIDKNYTVQDVGAAQGNLFAAIDRMNRHRDSWTGESLRLRMERALNDAWQSGTRALRTHLDWVQAEPPAALAVFEALREEWRGRVELQFVSLTPLDLFADQTAGERIAREVKRAGGVLGAFVYRNEVIVHKLGRVFDLAQQHGLGLDFHVDEGLDAEATGLRSIAQLVRARDFRHGVVCGHACSLSVQDDAVAGETLALCAGAGIHLVALPTTNLYLQGAWDRTPVQRGITRIREAAARGLRASLATDNVQDAFYPYGSYDLLETFGLGVQMAHLAPASDWLDTVTVSPAKALGLAWDGRIAPGCPADLLVLSATDEHELIGSRGRQRTVIRAGQVLEKTQ
- a CDS encoding PDR/VanB family oxidoreductase, producing MSLERTLTVRVERISRQTPEILAFELAHPWGRPLPSYEAGAHIDVHMPGGFSRQYSLARAPSDANSYVIGVKRELVSRGGSASMHDRVREGDLLPISAPRNTFPLREEATHHLLLAGGIGMTPLLAMAQALAARGAQFTLCVFARSEEHLAFAEALHAPSLAPYLRLHLDQGDASQRIDLHALLARRAPGTHLYVCGPGGFMKAVRDAAAHWPEDALHAEYFAAPTDANATTGLPFTLKLARRGISVPVAADQTAVDALHEVGIDIPVSCQQGLCGTCVVEGDGEGAEHRDFCLTGSERRHKVALCCSRAKGQELELQL